In Rhizophagus irregularis chromosome 1, complete sequence, one genomic interval encodes:
- a CDS encoding uncharacterized protein (SECRETED:cutsite_VYS-YD; SECRETED:prob_0.8146); SECRETED:SignalP(1-22), with protein sequence MTVLTNLFYFILLFINPLIVYSYDVILHNETEPGLKIYKVHTYRDGIAVVHLVKPINESCIEPRIDLRILHPNGTVDSAKVDYPIPEYNFCRGPNGFYWFDMIRSFPSSINILYIDIASASYYVLFATRTGYVISNTYVAPISIINGTIYADGYLVTHTSEECGFMFVNYETETIVMWKYFSKPDDKGNFSLINEGKHYLQNSLANYFVFPSIDGNFGIVIVNSTDININPNEFINPSKFTSKAYVTFIKPVMKSVDGPFLIYQSAIPHLEVRSFCDTAFAGIGNTCLLIFNRVEDENTLEVIKLSFQASGSVFDMRKLGDKFVDVDIVTFNGLFHGGYLITLRDNQRKTIEGIILDNDGKYNGTWGFPPVTFENEMTLKISFTTLPKFFSDDYGYENPHIKSTYPSISSSIPLSITNINITYHLSVTISTNNVSIYQYNNNDGLPILRQSVPGNSPYFSYSSDKMTISMKVLGSTFNQPNSNYYIVVDGNVVRDWTSNNPLLGVERNRWKFNTINIRDNFAEESIGRFSLTEEGTKSFEKLSLDGQREFLSQLRIDLSESIPVDINRLDYVKCCEYDNSQQPPRILLSLPIKSTTNPYERNVDHIIKDLDILIKHKEVTPISWFGTTNHLEASFGFQRYKNLLDDFKFHLIGIVLGIVILGFLYIYAKKKYPMGENIVIFKFPLIILNFIMGIMFILNNGKNVPQLFIPSIIFFVIPIIINFIMAAIIMLQEIKKNRDFYGWFKNNVDMASLFTILSGTNLEMLNILSSQVAGIMLFNAPISEETQFYIFWGNFIGLFIGDIPQFIIQVFYIKLVVNYDIIPFLTLSTSSIILANNIISKIYHAIVHLYSKKRKSVMILQTEKILCNENSSITVPRKIRKNVRYSM encoded by the exons atgacTGTGTTGACAAATTTATTCTActttatcttattattcataaatccGTTGATTGTTTATTCTTATGATGTGATATTACATAATGAAACTGAACCTGGACTTAAAATCTATAAAGTACATACTTATAGAGATGGGATAGCGGTTGTCCATTTAGTTAAACCAATAAATGAATCTTGTATTGAACCACGAATTGATCTTCGCATTTTACATCCAAATGGTACTGTTGATAGTGCTAAAGTTGATTATCCGATCCcggaatataatttttgtcgTGGTCCCAACGGATTTTATTGGTTCGACATGATCCGTTCCTTTCCAAGttctataaatatactttatatagaCATCGCTTCAGCAagttattatgtattatttgcTACTCGAACGGGATATGTTATTAG CAATACATACGTGGCACCTATCTCAATAATAAATGGAACTATATACGCCGACGGCTATCTCGTAACTCATACAAGCGAAGAGTGTGGTTTTATGTTTGTAAATTATGAAACTGAGACTATTGTAATGTGGAAGTATTTCAGTAAACC gGACGATAAAGGAAATTTTAGCCTAATAAATGAAGGAAAACATTATCTGCAAAATTCATTAGCTAATTATTTCGTATTTCCCTCAATTGATGGAAATTTTGGTATTGTAATTGTAAATTCAACAGATATCAATATAAACCCTAATGAATTCATCAATCCGTCTAAATTTACGTCTAAGGCTTATGTCACTTTTATTAAACCTGTTATGAAGAGTGTGGATGGCCCTTTCTTAATTTACCAATCAGCGATACCTCATTTGGAAGTTCGAAGTTTTTGTGATACCGCTTTTGCGGGGATCGGTAATACTTgccttttaatatttaacagAGTAGAAGATGAAAATACGTTAGAAGTTATAAAACTGTCATTTCAAGCTTCAGG tTCTGTATTTGATATGAGAAAACTTGGTGATAAATTTGTTGATGTAGATATAGTAACTTTTAATGGTTTATTTCACGGAGgatatttaataactttacgTGATAATCAACGTAAGACTATTGAAGGAATAATACTTGATAATGATGGAAAATATAATGGCACTTGGGGATTTCCACCAG TTACTTTCGAGAATGAAATGactttgaaaatttcttttacaacTTTACCTAAATTTTTCTCGGATG ATTATGGATATGAGAATCCGCACATTAAATCAACTTATCCATCAATTAGCTCAAGTATACCCTTATCAATCACAAACATAAATATTACGTATCATTTGTCTGTAACGATATCAACCAACAACGTttcaatttatcaatataataataatgacggTCTTCCTATACTGCGTCAATCTGTCCCGGGAAATTCACCATATTTTTCGTATAGTTCTGATAAAATGACAATAAGCATGAAAGTTTTGGGAAGCACATTTAATCAACCAAactcaaattattatattgttgtTGATGGTAATGTGGTCAGGGATTGGACGTCAAATAATCCACTATTAGGTGTTGAAAGAAATCGTTGGAAATTTAATACAA TAAATATCCGAGATAATTTTGCAg AGGAATCAATTGGAAGATTTTCTTTAACGGAAGAAGGGACAAAATCTTTTGAGAAACTTTCATTGGATGGACAGAGAGAATTTTTATCACAATTAAGAATTGATTTATCAGAATCAATACCTGTCGACATTAATAGATTAGATTATGTAAAATGTTGTGAATATGATAATAGCCAACAACCTCCAAGAATTCTTTTATCATTACCTATTAAATCGACAACAAATCCATATGAAAGAAATGTTGatcatattataaaagatttagaTATTTTGATTAAACACAAAGAAGTAACTCCAATTTCATGGTTTGGTACAACAAATCATTTAGAAGCTAGCTTTGGATTTCAGAgatata aaaatttattggatGATTTTAAGTTCCATTTAATTGGTATTGTCCTTGGAATAGTAATTTTAGGATTCCTTTATATTTACGCCAAGAAGAAATATCCTATG GGTGAAAATAtcgtaatatttaaatttcccttaattattttgaattttatcatgggtattatgtttattttgaataatggaaaaaatgttccacaattatttattccaag caTAATTTTCTTCGTGAtaccaataataattaattttattatggcTGCAATTATAATGCttcaagaaattaaaaaaaacagagATTTCTATGGATGGTTTAAAAACAATGTTGATATGGCATCGTTATTTACCATATTATCTGGTACTAACCTTGAAATGTTAAATATACTTTCTTCTCAAGTTGCTGGTATAATGTTATTCAATGCTCCTATATCAGAAGAAactcaattttatattttttggggaaattttattggattatttattGGTGATATCCctcaatttattattcag GTTTTCTACATAAAGTTGGTTgttaattatgatataattcCTTTTCTTACTCTATCAACAAGTTCGATTATTTTAGcgaataatataatttcaaaaatatatcatgCTATAGTacatttatattcaaaaaaaaggaaatctgttatgatattacaaactgaaaaaatattatgtaatgaAAATTCCAGTATTACAGTTCCACgaaagataagaaaaaatgttagatattcaatgtaa
- a CDS encoding uncharacterized protein (SECRETED:cutsite_VYS-YN; SECRETED:prob_0.9107); SECRETED:SignalP(1-23) yields the protein MNLLGINLFYSILLFISPLTVYSYNVIPYNETEPGLEVYKVFSYRDETAVILLIKPINESCVEPRIDLRILHPNGTIDSAKVDYPIPEYNFCLGPNGFYWFDITRSLPKFLLVLYADIVSASYYVLVITRTGYVISNTPVAPISIINGSIYADGYLMSHTSEEYGFIFANYETETAVMWKYYNKPDDKGNISLINEGKHYLQNPFNYYFIFPALDGNFGIIIANSTDINIKPEPNKFINPSKFTSKVYVSFIKPVMNSVDGPYLIYQSTIPHFEVDFFCDTAFTGIGNMCILTFNRAEDKNTTEYMTVLFQTSGSVFDMRKLFVDKEIIGVNSLFQGGYLITTHDDQNKTIEGIILDDNGKYNGTWSYPPDLNVSNSFGTAAFRNGTLFLVTFENEMTWKVISTPLPKFFSDDYGYENPNIKSTYPLISSSIPLSITNINITYHLSVTISTNNVSIYQYNNNDDLPILRQSVSGDSLYFSYSSSDKKTINIKVLQSTFNQPNSNYYIVVNDNVVRDWTSNNPLIGVERNRWKFNTINIQDNFAEESIGRFSLTDEGTKSFEKLSLDSQRGFLSQLRIDLAKSIPVDINRLDYIKCCEYDNSKQPPRILLSLPIKSTTNPYERNVDHIIKDLDILIKNKEVTPISWFGTTNHLEASFGFQRYKNLLDDFKFHLIGIVIGIVILGFLYIYAKKKYPMGKNIVIFKFPLIILNFIMGIMFILNNGKNVPQLFIPSVIFCVIPIIINFIMGAIIMLQEIKKNRDFYGWFKNNVDMASLFTILSGTNIEMLNILSSQVAGIILFNAPISEETQFDIFWGSFIGLFIGDIPRFIIQVFYIKLVVNYDIIPFLTLSTSSIILANNIITKIYHAIVHLYSKKRKFVMILQTEKILCNSANENSSITVPQKIRKTVRHSM from the exons atgaatttgttggggataaatttattctacTCTATCCTTTTATTCATAAGTCCGTTGACTGTTTATTCTTATAATGTGATACCATATAATGAAACTGAACCTGGACTTGAAGTCTATAAAGTATTTTCTTATAGAGATGAAACAGCGGTTATCCTTTTAATTAAACCAATAAATGAATCTTGTGTTGAACCACGAATTGATCTTCGCATTTTACATCCAAATGGTACTATTGATAGTGCTAAAGTTGATTATCCGATCccagaatataatttttgtcttGGACCCAATGGATTTTATTGGTTTGATATTACCCGTTCCCTTCCAAAATTTCTACTTGTGCTTTATGCAGATATCGTTTCAGCAAGTTATTATGTATTAGTTATTACTCGGACAGGATATGTTATTAG CAATACACCCGTGGCACCTATCTCTATAATAAATGGAAGTATATATGCCGATGGCTATCTCATGTCGCATACAAGCGAAGAATATGgttttatttttgcaaattatgAAACTGAAACTGCTGTAATGTGGAAGTACTACAATAAACC GGACGATAAAGGAAATATTAGTCTAATAAATGAAGGAAAACATTATCTGCAAAAtccatttaattattatttcatatttcccGCACTTGATGGAAATTTTGGTATTATAATTGCAAATTCAAcagatattaatataaaaccaGAAcctaataaattcatcaatccATCTAAATTTACGTCTAAGGTTTATGTGTCTTTTATTAAACCTGTTATGAATAGTGTAGATGGCCCTTACTTAATTTACCAATCAACAATACCTCATTTTGAAGTGGATTTCTTTTGTGATACGGCTTTTACAGGGATTGGTAATATGTGTATTTTGACATTCAACAGAGCAGAAGATAAAAATACGACCGAATATATGACTGTGTTATTTCAAACTTCGGG tTCTGTATTTGATATGAGAAAGCTTTTTgttgataaagaaataataggtGTTAATAGTTTATTTCAAGGAGGATATTTAATAACTACACATGATGATCAAAATAAAACTATTGAAGGAATAATACTTGATGATAATGGAAAATATAATGGCACTTGGAGTTATCCACCAGATTTAAATGTATCTAATTCTTTTGGAACGGCAGCCTTTCGAAACGGGACACTGTTCTTAGTTACTTTCGAAAATGAAATGACTTGGAAAGTTATATCTACACCTTTACCTAAATTCTTCTCGGATG aTTATGGATACGAAAATCCGAATATTAAATCGACTTATCCATTAATTAGCTCAAGTATACCCTTATCAATCACAAACATAAATATTACGTATCATTTGTCTGTAACGATATCAACCAACAACGTttcaatttatcaatataataataatgacgaTCTTCCTATACTGCGTCAATCTGTTTCAGGAGATTCACTATATTTCTCGTATAGTAGTTCTGATAAAAAGACAATAAACATAAAAGTTTTGCAAAGTACATTTAATCAACCAAactcaaattattatattgttgtTAATGATAACGTGGTCAGGGATTGGACGTCAAATAATCCACTAATAGGTGTTGAAAGAAATCGTTGGAAATTTAATACAA taaatatcCAAGATAATTTTGCag AGGAATCAATTGGAAGATTTTCTTTAACGGATGAAGGAACAAAATCTTTTGAGAAACTTTCATTGGATAGTCAGAGAGGATTTTTATCACAATTAAGAATTGATTTAGCAAAATCAATACCTGTCGACATTAATAgattagattatataaaatgttgTGAATATGATAATAGCAAACAACCTCCAAGAATTCTTTTATCATTACCTATTAAATCGACGACAAATCCATATGAAAGAAATGTTGatcatattataaaagatttagatattttgattaaaaacaaAGAAGTAACTCCAATTTCATGGTTTGGTACAACAAATCATTTAGAAGCTAGCTTTGGATTTCAGAgatata aaaatttattggatGATTTTAAGTTCCATTTAATTGGTATTGTTATTGGAATAGTAATTTTAGGATTCCTTTATATTTACGCCAAGAAGAAATATCCCATG ggtaaaaatatcgtaatatttaaatttcccttaattattttgaattttatcatgggtattatgtttattttgaataatggaaaaaatgttccacaattatttattccaag cGTAATTTTCTGCGTGAtaccaataataattaattttattatgggTGCAATTATAATGCttcaagaaattaaaaaaaacagagATTTCTATGGATGGTTTAAAAACAATGTTGATATGGCATCATTATTTACCATATTATCTGGTACTAATATTGAAATGTTAAATATACTTTCTTCTCAAGTTGCtggtataattttattcaatgcTCCTATATCAGAAGAAACtcaatttgatattttttgggGAAGTTTTATCGGATTATTTATTGGTGATATCCCTCGATTTATTATTCAg GTTTTCTACATAAAGTTAGTTgttaattatgatataattcCTTTTCTTACTCTATCAACAAGTTCGATTATTTTAGcgaataatataattacaaaaatatatcatgCAATAGTacatttatattcaaaaaaaaggaaatttgttATGATATTACAAACTGAAAAGATATTATGTAATTCAGCAAATGAAAATTCCAGTATTACAGTTCCACAAAAGATAAGAAAAACTGTTAGGCATtcaatgtaa